One Pyrenophora tritici-repentis strain M4 chromosome 5, whole genome shotgun sequence DNA window includes the following coding sequences:
- a CDS encoding Ca2+-dependent lipid-binding protein, contains C2 domain protein, with protein sequence MINEVENPYVVVPNANLDKDTPIKTDASQSLGDYKYNQDVTAPPDPVAEGTTTDVPIHGEKTNVLFHPTPSVSFEPMFAALETRANMLCVGILVTTVVVGKIFGGALKGLIPLGMCLASGVYLWMKEVIRSGREVEWDSEKVRGQMASLNLLPESVEWMNTLLGIVWGLINPEMFSGVADTLEDVMQASVPGVIENVRVAEINQGSNPLRILSLRALPDSHMGDMKQSIHEENKRTKDPQEAAADEEGGDYYNLEISFAYHASPSGKRVSERARNMHMQLVFYLGIKGLFGVPLPIFVELQGLVGTVRLRLNMTPEPPFLKTLTFTLMGAPQVTAGCTPMVEKGVNILNLPLISNFVNYAIKAAASMYVAPKSMSIDMRAILQGDSVQKDTEALGVLWIRIHRAVGLSKQDRRGSKHGGSDPYITIAFSKYGKPMYCTRVITDDLNPIWEETTAVLVGPELIKANENLSVELWDSDRHSADDIVGKVEISMQKMIQHPGKMYPQTSKLAGMEADSEMPGELHWEVGYFSKPKFRKEMRTDGKNKALPDELKDHPALQDEKGVINSEEDDAVMHTPPDPLWPSGICSVIVHQIVNLELENIKGSEDPKGREYEPAKPYGEGKEEVGGNLPTSYCTILFNDELVYRTRAKAVSSQPIFNAGTERFIRDWRSAIVTITARDQRNREHDPILGVVPLKLSDILETSSQVTRWYPLDGGIGFGRIRISLLFRSIETRLPPQMLGWDVGTFEFRSQRILAVEYGHHPKLRMRTGGSTGKISRNAARKLSEGDGYYWDLEENNGKNNVRLPVKHRYRSPIVFEFHIANHRKADAYAVIWLQHFIDNEDADINIPIWKTAAPARITQNYITEENCHKEPGLEDLQEVGRLQFRARFKAGTDDSHAAFVTDNDTRETYETWEACVTEGVRNHKVEKELPDRVQELHEKSLVAGRDILKNATEEEKRRWLAKDGQDWSGAFGDNPKAYMNTRRQKRREPGVEEPLHDRHHPSDNEDNDDSDDDYGEGDSSSDIGVEDAETAGNAKAMSGGSGGGNQSKSNGQLKTQKTDLSPTDDHLPRQSESTARTSTTSGTDDTSSSRDINKQNKRAEERKHRGLMQWKPARNVKFAKDEAKIGLSKLKKRVTGGLDGRQPGVETETG encoded by the exons ATGATCAACGAAGTCGAGAATCCCTATGTCGTCGTGCCCAACGCGAACCTAGACAAGGACACT CCCATAAAGACAGACGCCTCACAGTCGCTCGGAGATTACAAGTACAATCAGGATGTTACGGCACCGCCAGACCCGGTTGCCGAAGGCACTACAACTGATGTGCCTATTCACGGCGAGAAGACCAATGTGCTTTTCCACCCAACACCTTCGGTCAGCTTTGAGCCCATGTTTGCGGCTTTGGAGACACGCGCCAACATGCTTTGTGTCGGCATACTCGTTACCACTGTGGTTGTCGGCAAGATTTTTGGCGGCGCTCTCAAGGGCCTCATCCCATTAGGTATGTGCCTGGCTTCTGGCGTTTATCTCTGGATGAAGGAAGTCATTCGCAGTGGAAGAGAAGTCGAGTGGGACAGCGAGAAAGTGCGGGGCCAGATG GCCTCTCTGAACTTACTACCCGAATCAGTGGAATGGATGAACACGCTGCTTGGTATCGTCTGGGGTCTCATCAATCCTGAGATGTTCTCCGGTGTCGCTGACACCCTCGAGGATGTCATGCAAGCATCTGTACCTGGAGTCATCGAGAACGTCCGTGTCGCCGAGATCAACCAGGGAAGCAACCCGTTACGCATTCTCAGCTTGCGAGCACTTCCGGACTCGCACATGGGTGATATGAAGCAATCGATCCACGAAGAGAACAAAAGAACAAAGGACCCCCAAGAAGCAGCCGCAGACGAAGAGGGTGGTGACTACTACAACTTGGAGATTTCTTTCGCCTACCATGCTAGCCCTAGCGGCAAGCGGGTATCCGAAAGGGCTCGCAACATGCACATGCAGCTGGTATTCTACTTGGGCATCAAGGGTCTCTTCGGTGTACCGCTGCCCATCTTTGTCGAACTGCAAGGCCTAGTCGGCACTGTACGCCTCCGCTTAAACATGACTCCCGAGCCACCCTTCCTCAAAACCTTGACCTTCACCCTGATGGGTGCTCCGCAAGTGACCGCCGGATGCACGCCCATGGTTGAGAAGGGGGTCAACATTCTGAATCTGCCACTTATCAGCAACTTTGTCAACTACGCCATCAAAGCAGCAGCAAGCA TGTATGTTGCGCCCAAGTCCATGTCCATCGATATGCGAGCTATTCTTCAAGGTGACTCCGTTCAGAAGGACACTGAAGCTCTTGGTGTTCTCTGGATCCGTATTCATCGCGCCGTCGGTTTGAGCAAGCAAGATCGGCGTGGATCAAAACATGGTGGTAGCGACCCCTACATCACAATTGCCTTTTCGAAATACGGAAAACCCATGTACTGCACCCGAGTCATCACAGACGATCTCAACCCCATATGGGAGGAAACTACAGCTGTTCTAGTCGGCCCGGAACTAATCAAAGCAAACGAAAATCTCAGTGTTGAGCTTTGGGACAGCGACAGGCATTCGGCTGATGACATTGTTGGCAAAGTCGAAATATCAATGCAAAAGATGATTCAGCATCCGGGCAAGATGTATCCTCAGACCTCTAAGCTAGCCGGTATGGAAGCTGATAGCGAAATGCCCGGGGAGCTTCACTGGGAAGTGGGCTATTTCAGTAAACCCAAGTTCAGGAAAGAGATGAGAACTGATGGCAAGAACAAGGCCCTTCCGGATGAGCTGAAAGACCACCCCGCACTGCAAGATGAAAAAGGCGTGATAAACTCCGAAGAAGACGACGCAGTCATGCACACCCCGCCTGATCCTCTTTGGCCTAGCGGAATCTGCAGTGTCATTGTACATCAGATTGTGAACTTGGAGCTCGAGAATATCAAGGGTAGTGAAGATCCCAAAGGCCGCGAGTATGAACCTGCCAAACCTTATGGTGAGGGTAAAGAGGAGGTTGGTGGAAACCTCCCTACCAGCTATTGCACCATTCTGTTCAATGACGAGCTCGTTTACCGGACACGTGCCAAAGCGGTCTCTTCGCAGCCAATTTTCAATGCGGGAACCGAACGATTCATTCGTGATTGGCGATCAGCTATCGTCACTATCACTGCGCGAGATCAGCGAAACCGGGAACATGATCCCATTTTGGGTGTAGTACCTTTGAAGCTTTCTGACATCCTTGAGACATCCTCTCAAGTTACACGCTGGTATCCGCTCGATGGCGGTATCGGTTTCGGCCGCATACGCATTTCTCTTCTGTTTCGCAGTATCGAGACCCGCTTGCCTCCTCAGATGCTTGGCTGGGATGTTGGTACTTTCGAGTTCCGATCTCAACGCATTCTGGCCGTGGAATATGGACATCATCCCAAGCTTCGCATGCGAACTGGTGGCAGTACTGGCAAAATCAGTCGCAATGCTGCCCGCAAGCTCTCTGAAGGCGATGGGTACTACTGGGACCTGGAGGAAAACAATGGGAAAAACAATGTTCGCTTACCGGTCAAGCACCGTTACAGGTCCCCGATCGTCTTCGAGTTCCACATTGCCAACCATCGAAAGGCAGACGCCTATGCTGTGATCTGGCTGCAACATTTCATCGATAATGAAGATGCCGATATCAATATTCCAATTTGGAAGACGGCTGCTCCTGCCCGAATCACTCAGAACTACATCACCGAGGAAAACTGTCACAAAGAGCCCGGCCTTGAAGATCTGCAGGAAGTTGGTCGTCTCCAATTCCGTGCTCGATTCAAGGCTGGTACCGACGACTCCCACGCCGCTTTCGTAACCGATAATGATACACGCGAAACCTATGAAACTTGGGAAGCTTGTGTCACAGAAGGTGTACGGAACCACAAAGTTGAGAAAGAGCTACCGGACCGTGTGCAAGAGTTACACGAAAAGTCATTGGTTGCAGGTCGTGATATTCTCAAGAATGCGACCGAAGAGGAGAAGCGGAGGTGGCTTGCAAAAGACGGACAGGATTGGTCAGGCGCTTTTGGTGATAACCCCAAGGCATACATGAACACCAGACGCCAGAAGAGACGCGAGCCCGGTGTTGAGGAACCACTCCACGACCGCCATCATCCGTCCGACAATGAAGATAATGATGACTCCGACGACGATTATGGCGAAGGGGACTCCTCGTCTGATATCGGCGTTGAAGACGCTGAGACAGCAGGCAACGCAAAAGCTATGAGCGGTGGTTCTGGTGGAGGTAACCAAAGCAAATCCAACGGCCAACTCAAAACACAGAAGACGGACTTGTCGCCCACTGATGATCATCTGCCTCGCCAGTCGGAGTCTACAGCGCGTACTAGCACCACCAGCGGGACAGACGATACATCGTCGAGCAGGGATATTAACAAACAGAACAAGAGAGCCGAAGAGAGGAAGCATCGAGGACTGATGCAATGGAAACCGGCGCGAAATGTCAAGTTTGCGAAGGATGAAGCCAAGATTGGGCTGTCTAAGCTCAAGAAGAGAGTTACTGGAGGCTTGGATGGAAGGCAGCCTGGTGTTGAGACTG AAACTGGCTAA